In the Nymphalis io chromosome 2, ilAglIoxx1.1, whole genome shotgun sequence genome, one interval contains:
- the LOC126777649 gene encoding protein obstructor-E-like: MSVERCRVSLIALVASLAIASCAQVEDPCKTKSRIVADDKYCDKYWECDSGQAVQYDCPNGLVFAGKHRGVTEGCDYPWRSNYCEYPKVQTNPPIGTEHCDWLYGIFGHETSCTRYWTCWNGTATEQLCIGGLLYNENAHSCDWPENVDGCQKHPLCNEDPNGNVPLGKSCNRYWQCQGGYPRLQRCPAMLVFDRRSLRCVVPPTEECDIPTTTPPPQEEEDVKQGHQNSKRPSNNEYQDGQGQGQGRQRTRN; encoded by the exons CTCTCGTAGCCAGCTTAGCAATCGCCTCCTGCGCACAAGTAGAGGATCCATGTAAAACAAAATCTCGAATTGTAGCCGATGACAAATACTGCGACAAATATTGGGAATGTGATAGCGGTCAGGCCGTCCAATATGACTGCCCCAACGGCTTGGTATTCGCAGGTAAACATCGGGGTGTCACCGAAGGCTGCGACTATCCCTGGAGATCGAATTATTGTGAATACCCTAAAGTACAAACAA ATCCACCAATTGGTACGGAGCACTGTGATTGGTTGTATGGAATCTTCGGACATGAGACCTCCTGCACTAGATACTGGACTTGCTGGAATGGAACTGCCACAGAACAGCTGTGTATCGGTGGATTATTGTACAATGAGAACGCCCACTCCTGTGACTGGCCTGAAAATGTTGACGGCTGTCAAAAACATC CTCTCTGTAATGAAGATCCCAATGGCAACGTGCCTCTAGGCAAATCCTGCAACAGGTACTGGCAGTGTCAGGGTGGTTATCCACGTCTTCAACGTTGCCCAGCTATGCTTGTATTCGATAGACGCTCTCTAAGATGTGTCGTACCACCAACTGAAGAATGTGACATACCGACTACCACACCCCCACCGCAAGAGGAGGAGGATGTTAAACAG ggACATCAAAACTCAAAGAGGCCATCGAACAATGAATATCAGGACGGTCAGGGCCAGGGTCAAGGTCGCCAGAGAACCAGAAATTaa